One part of the Funiculus sociatus GB2-C1 genome encodes these proteins:
- a CDS encoding site-2 protease family protein has translation MELWLLLILLGLFTYLIVKRSVATITRTPVWLLWLVMMTPALIWTGWILVYGEDTRMPPVLEIAPFVVCPLLYWVLIQMGRREINTPSTKTQEMAATNQSQNPTEAKAVVPPVPVSSYRPIDKTEETNLRNCFPWSIYYLQNIDYRPQAVICRGKLRSNPEVAYKTIRENIENLFSDRFFVVFQEGLNKDPFFALVPNPQAHPETQQNTEPLKRPGLALALLVVTLLTTALVGVEIAGVSNSQLQSNPALLLAGLPYAVALIGILGIHEISHYLTAQYYKIRTTLPYFIPVPFFLGTFGAFIQRRSPIPNRKALFDVGIASALAGFVVALPLLWWGLAHSAVVPLSDQSNILNFTSLNPRFSLFLTVLSKLALGTEFTSNMAIKLHPVAVAAYIGFVWTAFKLMPVGHLDGGHIVHAMFGQRTGATIGQVTRLLMLGLSLVQTDLFIWAIFLFLIPVADEPALNDVSELDNKRDFGGLLALALLVSILLPVPGTITQWLNI, from the coding sequence ATGGAACTCTGGTTGCTCCTAATCTTACTGGGTCTATTTACTTACTTGATCGTTAAGCGTAGTGTTGCCACCATCACTCGAACGCCAGTCTGGCTATTGTGGCTGGTGATGATGACTCCTGCACTGATTTGGACTGGCTGGATTTTGGTCTACGGTGAAGACACGCGGATGCCTCCAGTTTTGGAAATTGCTCCGTTCGTCGTCTGCCCGTTATTGTACTGGGTGTTGATTCAGATGGGTCGCAGGGAGATCAACACACCCTCGACAAAAACGCAAGAGATGGCGGCAACAAATCAGAGTCAGAATCCAACTGAGGCAAAGGCTGTTGTGCCTCCCGTGCCGGTTAGTAGCTATCGTCCCATCGATAAAACAGAAGAAACTAATCTCCGAAATTGCTTTCCCTGGTCGATTTACTACCTCCAGAACATTGATTATCGACCGCAAGCGGTGATTTGTCGGGGTAAGTTGCGCTCTAACCCGGAGGTGGCTTACAAGACAATTAGGGAGAATATTGAGAATTTATTTAGCGATCGCTTCTTCGTTGTCTTTCAAGAAGGTTTAAACAAAGATCCGTTTTTTGCTCTAGTTCCCAATCCCCAAGCACACCCAGAGACGCAACAGAACACCGAACCCTTGAAGCGACCAGGTTTAGCTTTGGCGTTGCTGGTCGTTACCTTGCTTACCACCGCTTTAGTTGGGGTGGAGATTGCAGGCGTTTCTAACTCACAATTGCAATCAAACCCAGCTTTGTTACTAGCAGGATTGCCCTACGCTGTAGCGTTAATAGGAATTTTAGGCATCCACGAAATAAGTCATTACCTGACAGCCCAATATTACAAAATTCGCACCACCCTGCCTTACTTTATTCCCGTGCCGTTTTTCCTAGGGACATTTGGGGCGTTTATTCAAAGGCGATCGCCTATACCCAACCGGAAAGCATTATTTGACGTGGGCATTGCCAGCGCCCTAGCTGGCTTTGTGGTAGCGTTACCGCTATTGTGGTGGGGATTAGCTCATTCTGCGGTAGTTCCCCTGTCCGACCAATCGAATATTTTAAACTTCACTTCCCTCAATCCCCGGTTTTCTCTGTTTTTAACCGTGCTGAGTAAATTGGCGCTGGGAACTGAATTCACGTCGAATATGGCAATCAAGCTGCATCCGGTAGCGGTGGCGGCTTACATTGGTTTTGTGTGGACGGCATTTAAGTTGATGCCTGTAGGACATCTGGATGGCGGTCACATTGTCCATGCTATGTTTGGGCAACGAACTGGCGCTACTATTGGTCAAGTTACCAGGCTGCTGATGCTGGGATTGTCTTTGGTTCAGACAGATTTGTTTATCTGGGCAATTTTCTTATTCTTGATACCTGTAGCTGATGAACCAGCGCTGAACGATGTCAGCGAACTCGACAACAAGCGAGATTTTGGGGGATTGCTGGCGTTAGCACTTTTAGTCAGCATTCTTTTGCCAGTGCCTGGGACTATTACTCAATGGTTAAATATTTAA
- a CDS encoding peptidoglycan DD-metalloendopeptidase family protein, with protein MLSMPVKAESPTPPPVTVDTLKQMQQQLDRQRSNFSQESDRLQKLEKAAQGQLGKVQQNINLTDTQINDYQYQLQQATQTLKKLQNQLFFAQRDYQQKQAATVARLRFLQRQNLTNQGWNILLSSQNFNQFFDRRRQIKLVFQADRQILSNLKVESDQINSQKIAVEQQENQIALISQQLLLQKADFMAQGQVQQQLIERLNSNRQALEAAERVLAEDSQGIATLIQKRVAEAKAKEAAEKAILRGDDIKRSTGGIFGYPSDAAISSNFGWRIHPILGYRRLHSGLDFAASYGSTIRAAESGEVIFAGWYGGYGKAVIVNHGKGITTLYAHSSQLYVSEGQLVRRGDAIASVGSTGFSTGPHLHFEVRKNGEPVDPINYL; from the coding sequence ATGCTATCAATGCCCGTGAAGGCTGAATCTCCCACGCCGCCGCCAGTCACAGTGGACACGTTGAAGCAGATGCAGCAACAGTTAGATCGACAAAGGTCTAATTTTTCCCAAGAAAGCGATCGCTTACAAAAACTCGAAAAAGCCGCACAGGGACAACTAGGCAAAGTACAGCAAAATATTAACTTAACCGACACCCAAATCAACGATTACCAGTACCAATTACAACAAGCCACCCAAACATTAAAAAAGTTACAAAACCAGTTATTTTTCGCCCAAAGGGATTATCAACAAAAGCAAGCCGCCACCGTCGCCAGATTGCGTTTTCTGCAACGCCAGAACCTAACTAACCAAGGCTGGAATATCCTGCTTTCTAGCCAGAATTTTAATCAATTTTTTGACCGCCGTCGTCAGATAAAATTAGTTTTTCAGGCAGACAGGCAAATTTTAAGCAACCTGAAAGTCGAGTCAGATCAAATCAACAGCCAGAAAATCGCAGTCGAACAGCAGGAAAATCAAATTGCCCTAATTAGCCAGCAGCTACTGCTACAAAAAGCAGACTTTATGGCACAGGGACAGGTGCAGCAGCAACTGATTGAACGCCTCAATAGCAACAGACAAGCCTTAGAAGCTGCCGAGAGAGTTTTGGCAGAAGATTCCCAAGGCATCGCCACCTTGATTCAAAAACGGGTTGCAGAAGCTAAAGCAAAAGAAGCCGCCGAAAAAGCCATTCTTCGCGGCGACGACATTAAGCGTAGCACTGGTGGCATCTTCGGATATCCCAGCGATGCTGCAATTAGCAGCAACTTTGGCTGGCGGATACACCCAATTCTAGGCTACCGCCGCTTACATTCCGGCCTTGACTTTGCGGCAAGCTATGGCAGCACCATCCGCGCCGCCGAGAGTGGAGAGGTGATTTTTGCGGGTTGGTATGGCGGTTACGGCAAAGCAGTAATAGTCAACCACGGCAAGGGTATTACGACTTTATACGCTCACTCTAGCCAACTGTATGTATCTGAGGGACAATTGGTGAGAAGAGGAGATGCGATCGCATCTGTTGGTTCCACCGGATTTTCCACAGGCCCCCACCTCCACTTCGAGGTACGAAAAAATGGCGAACCAGTAGACCCCATCAATTACCTCTAA
- the trmFO gene encoding FADH(2)-oxidizing methylenetetrahydrofolate--tRNA-(uracil(54)-C(5))-methyltransferase TrmFO has translation MEQQPIQVIGGGLAGTEAAWQIANAGLPVVLHEMRPKRFSPAHHSEHLAELVCSNSFGAMSSDRAAGLLHEELRRLNSIIIGKADEHAVPAGGALAVDRGKFSSELTETLASHPLIELRRGELPQIPTEGITVLTTGPLTSPDLAADLQRFTGMEYMSFFDAASPIVVGESINRDIAFLASRYDKGDAAYLNCPMNKEQYLHFREELCKAEQTELKDFERETAKFFEACLPIEELAQRGEDTMRYGPLKPVGLFDTRKGDFRAPENQSQRPYAVIQLRQEDKAGQLWNMVGFQTNLRWGEQKRVFSLIPGLENAEFVRLGVMHRNTFINAPQLLKPSLQFHNRPTLLAAGQLVGTEGYTAAAAGGWLAGMNAVRIALGKEPLTLPTTTMMGALFEFISSASPKHFQPMPPNFGILPELPVRIRNKQERYGAYRDRAFANLASWKSAIG, from the coding sequence ATGGAACAACAACCAATTCAAGTTATAGGCGGGGGTTTAGCGGGGACGGAAGCAGCGTGGCAAATTGCCAATGCTGGGTTGCCTGTAGTGCTGCACGAAATGCGCCCCAAGCGGTTTAGTCCTGCCCATCACTCAGAACATTTGGCGGAACTGGTGTGCAGTAATTCCTTTGGGGCAATGTCAAGCGATCGCGCTGCTGGTCTTTTACACGAAGAACTGCGTCGCCTCAACTCAATTATCATTGGCAAAGCTGACGAACACGCCGTTCCTGCTGGTGGGGCTTTAGCCGTTGACCGGGGAAAATTTAGCAGCGAATTAACAGAAACTCTTGCTTCTCACCCTTTAATTGAGTTGCGGCGCGGCGAATTGCCGCAAATCCCGACAGAAGGCATTACAGTTCTCACTACTGGCCCTCTAACTTCCCCCGATTTGGCGGCAGATTTGCAACGCTTCACGGGGATGGAATACATGAGTTTTTTCGATGCTGCCAGCCCGATTGTGGTGGGAGAATCGATTAATCGTGACATTGCTTTCCTCGCTTCTCGCTACGACAAGGGAGATGCGGCTTATCTCAATTGCCCAATGAATAAGGAGCAGTATCTACATTTCCGGGAGGAACTCTGCAAGGCTGAACAGACGGAATTGAAAGACTTTGAACGGGAGACGGCAAAGTTTTTTGAGGCTTGTCTGCCAATTGAGGAACTGGCGCAACGGGGAGAAGATACCATGCGCTATGGCCCTCTGAAGCCTGTGGGATTGTTTGATACCCGCAAAGGTGATTTCCGCGCCCCAGAAAATCAGTCGCAACGTCCTTATGCGGTGATACAGTTGCGCCAAGAAGATAAGGCGGGGCAACTCTGGAATATGGTGGGATTTCAGACGAATTTGCGCTGGGGCGAGCAGAAACGGGTGTTTAGCTTGATTCCAGGCTTGGAAAATGCGGAGTTTGTGCGGTTGGGCGTGATGCACCGCAACACGTTTATTAATGCGCCGCAGTTGTTAAAGCCTTCTTTACAATTTCACAACCGCCCTACGTTGCTTGCCGCAGGGCAGTTGGTGGGAACTGAGGGTTACACGGCGGCGGCTGCTGGCGGTTGGCTGGCGGGGATGAATGCGGTGCGAATTGCTTTGGGTAAAGAACCGCTGACGCTACCAACTACGACGATGATGGGGGCGTTGTTTGAGTTTATTAGTTCGGCTTCACCAAAGCATTTTCAGCCGATGCCGCCCAATTTTGGCATTTTGCCGGAATTGCCTGTAAGGATTCGCAATAAGCAGGAGCGATATGGCGCTTATCGCGATCGCGCTTTTGCGAATCTCGCTAGTTGGAAGTCTGCCATAGGTTAA
- a CDS encoding GAF domain-containing sensor histidine kinase, translating to MVFLQNNPRYSISRLSVLSVAHSLLKFLASEQNSRVLLIKPGESDFTFDDLCPDLVSNTPHDLPDLSQHNCYLTLATQESVSRVGENAALRCCFPCSVEWREIITENALSLASVAILGMGDRFNVLCLAYKAAQDSPTDAKCYELSFVFDPGIVAKICTEIQSGLVLTPETKQIFEQAIASWHPQPNLPEAQSEFTSMLVSALSQSQLQGESGRRGEGERSRGGEWERGRVRIPQSPIPSPQSPIPNPQSPIPNPQSTPSQQQQWLQQEKLLHELLRVTWTTQGVQAILQGSAALIQENLGVSRCLMGFYSPKDERVIWGAIAHAPSIPVASRQNHYPDWAKVEQCLLQHHQSNPWAIERSPMDSYLEQNLSARAAQSAFLTWLHTHPNQNLEMQNLAPLNGTSVVVGLLVVEQWDEQRDWQPWERQLLHLTLHLMHRAHDLSNLYQQAEERITYTALLNRLVAQIRASLDVSHIFQTVTLELGHLLVADRCSIFQYVEDQQCWKPLVEYRAHCDVPTAMNLIIPDQNNPYSRALRNLQMVQVSDTRTVDDPINRSLAVKYPGAWLMVPIHRSGSIWGFLNFCQDKYPRYWHESELRFVTTVADQLAIAIYQATLYQKIQEQNQTLEVQVQERTAELESFFDAHPDYIFVVEREGMRLRFCNHAFAKAIGFDNRYSVQGRPIIECFPPLVANSFAKQNLRVFESGETLHEQERLIFADGTHHFDTFRVPLKHPNGEVYACLGTSRDITELLKTKQALSERTEQLQDALTAAHAASQAKTEFLATMSHELRTPLTSVIGMSSALMQPYFGELNVKQKEYLNIIHRSGQHLLQLINDILDVSKIEAGKASLSLSQFSLLRVGNECLALLQEKAQAQQVSLMEDFTGLPQGEEFCGDERRVKQILLNLLSNAVKFTPPGGEVWLRIGYIDDKVMIEVSDTGIGIPLDKQHLLFEAFQQIDSSLNRQHEGTGLGLALTRQLVEMHGGTIEFNSQEGVGTVFTVYLQAQNLD from the coding sequence ATGGTTTTTCTGCAAAATAATCCCAGATACTCTATCAGTCGGTTATCTGTTTTGTCTGTTGCTCACTCACTGCTAAAGTTTTTGGCTTCAGAGCAAAATTCTAGAGTGTTACTCATCAAACCTGGCGAGTCAGATTTCACATTTGACGACCTTTGTCCGGATTTGGTATCAAATACTCCCCACGATTTGCCCGATTTGTCTCAACACAACTGTTATTTGACACTGGCGACCCAGGAGTCAGTAAGTAGGGTGGGGGAGAACGCTGCACTACGCTGCTGCTTCCCTTGCTCTGTCGAATGGAGGGAGATAATAACTGAAAACGCTCTTTCCCTGGCATCTGTGGCGATTTTGGGAATGGGCGATCGCTTCAACGTGCTATGTTTAGCCTACAAAGCAGCCCAAGACTCACCAACGGACGCTAAGTGTTATGAGTTGTCCTTTGTGTTTGATCCAGGGATTGTTGCCAAAATTTGCACCGAAATTCAAAGCGGTCTGGTCTTAACACCAGAAACAAAGCAGATATTTGAGCAAGCGATCGCATCTTGGCATCCTCAGCCCAATCTGCCAGAAGCACAAAGCGAATTTACCTCAATGCTGGTAAGTGCGCTTTCACAGTCACAATTACAGGGGGAGAGTGGGAGAAGGGGAGAGGGGGAGAGGAGCAGAGGGGGAGAGTGGGAGAGGGGGAGAGTAAGAATTCCCCAATCCCCAATCCCCAGTCCCCAATCCCCAATCCCCAATCCCCAATCCCCAATCCCCAATCCCCAATCAACACCTTCTCAACAGCAGCAATGGTTACAGCAAGAAAAGTTACTGCACGAACTGCTGCGCGTTACCTGGACAACTCAAGGAGTCCAGGCGATTTTGCAGGGTTCGGCAGCATTAATTCAGGAGAATTTAGGGGTCAGTCGGTGTTTAATGGGGTTCTATAGCCCCAAAGATGAGCGCGTCATCTGGGGTGCGATCGCTCACGCTCCATCTATCCCCGTTGCTTCGCGGCAAAACCATTATCCCGACTGGGCGAAGGTTGAACAGTGTCTTTTACAACACCATCAATCTAATCCTTGGGCGATAGAGCGATCGCCTATGGACTCGTACCTTGAGCAAAACCTTAGCGCCAGAGCAGCCCAATCTGCCTTTCTAACATGGCTGCATACACACCCGAACCAGAATCTAGAGATGCAAAATCTCGCGCCTCTAAATGGCACGTCTGTAGTCGTTGGTTTGCTGGTGGTTGAGCAATGGGATGAACAGCGAGATTGGCAACCTTGGGAGCGGCAATTACTTCATCTGACGCTCCATCTGATGCACAGAGCGCACGATCTATCCAATCTTTATCAGCAAGCCGAGGAACGGATTACATATACAGCGCTGCTAAATCGACTGGTTGCCCAGATCCGTGCTTCTCTAGACGTGTCTCATATTTTTCAGACGGTAACGTTGGAATTGGGACATCTCCTGGTGGCAGATCGATGTTCAATTTTTCAATACGTAGAAGATCAGCAATGTTGGAAGCCGCTCGTGGAGTATCGCGCTCATTGTGATGTTCCCACAGCCATGAACCTGATAATTCCCGATCAAAATAACCCTTATTCCAGAGCGCTGCGGAATTTGCAAATGGTTCAGGTGAGCGATACGCGCACAGTAGATGACCCGATTAATCGCTCCTTGGCAGTAAAATATCCCGGAGCGTGGCTAATGGTGCCGATTCACCGCAGTGGCTCTATCTGGGGTTTCCTCAACTTCTGTCAGGATAAGTATCCCCGCTACTGGCACGAGTCAGAATTACGGTTTGTCACCACAGTTGCCGATCAGCTGGCGATCGCTATCTACCAAGCGACACTCTACCAAAAAATTCAAGAGCAAAACCAAACTTTAGAAGTCCAAGTGCAAGAGCGCACCGCCGAGCTTGAAAGTTTCTTTGACGCTCACCCAGATTACATTTTTGTGGTAGAGCGCGAAGGTATGCGTCTGCGCTTTTGCAACCATGCTTTTGCCAAAGCAATTGGCTTTGATAACCGTTACTCAGTTCAGGGACGGCCTATAATCGAATGCTTCCCGCCGCTAGTTGCCAATTCTTTTGCCAAACAAAATCTGCGGGTATTTGAATCCGGAGAAACGCTACACGAGCAGGAAAGGCTGATTTTCGCAGACGGAACTCACCACTTTGATACTTTCCGTGTGCCGCTAAAACACCCTAATGGCGAAGTTTATGCTTGCTTAGGAACTTCCCGCGACATTACCGAGCTACTTAAAACAAAGCAAGCTTTATCCGAACGCACTGAGCAGCTACAAGACGCCTTAACTGCTGCTCATGCTGCTTCTCAGGCAAAAACCGAGTTTTTGGCAACGATGAGCCATGAATTGCGGACACCGCTTACGTCTGTGATTGGTATGTCTTCAGCTTTAATGCAGCCATACTTTGGCGAACTGAACGTTAAACAGAAAGAATATCTCAACATTATTCATCGCAGCGGACAGCATCTGTTGCAGCTAATCAACGATATTCTCGATGTGTCTAAGATTGAAGCAGGTAAGGCATCTTTATCGCTAAGTCAATTTTCTCTGCTGCGGGTGGGTAATGAATGCTTGGCACTGTTGCAAGAAAAAGCTCAAGCTCAACAAGTGAGCTTGATGGAAGATTTTACTGGGTTGCCTCAGGGGGAAGAATTTTGTGGCGATGAACGGCGGGTGAAGCAAATTTTGCTGAATCTGCTCTCAAATGCAGTCAAGTTCACGCCGCCTGGGGGTGAGGTATGGCTGCGAATCGGGTATATCGACGACAAGGTGATGATTGAGGTATCCGATACAGGAATTGGCATTCCTCTAGATAAGCAGCATCTTTTGTTTGAGGCGTTTCAACAAATTGATAGTTCTCTAAATCGCCAGCACGAGGGTACTGGCTTGGGGTTGGCTTTGACTCGCCAGCTAGTGGAGATGCACGGCGGTACGATTGAGTTTAATTCTCAAGAGGGTGTCGGTACGGTGTTCACAGTTTATCTGCAAGCGCAAAATTTAGATTGA
- a CDS encoding class I SAM-dependent methyltransferase, with the protein MVTLAESQLQLSDFQLVQEIYFPKNYEASSMWKLKQLLWETAVVQWEQTAESLGSFGEVWEPLPIGKHFDSILDLGCGYGRLAAYLSKQKKITCNNYYGIDISESLLRRMLGYKRAYNLFPSAEFSLICTAGDKLPFEDNSIDFVRASSIFLSLETEQLKHNLAEIARVIKPGGVFVFEDLFYNRYCPMNILDNVLNKARKSKLDFGHLKQYSLGEIKRLLKNSQLSQKCPQYTIKPHKPALLQEKFGNVGMRVSNDINKEINPPKFLKEFLACGYSVYSKV; encoded by the coding sequence GTGGTTACACTCGCAGAATCTCAACTTCAGTTAAGCGATTTTCAACTGGTTCAAGAGATATATTTTCCCAAAAACTATGAAGCTAGCTCCATGTGGAAACTCAAGCAGTTGTTGTGGGAAACAGCTGTAGTGCAATGGGAACAAACAGCAGAGTCTCTAGGAAGTTTTGGGGAAGTTTGGGAACCCCTACCTATTGGTAAACATTTTGATTCAATTTTGGATCTAGGTTGTGGATATGGCAGACTCGCTGCCTATCTTTCAAAGCAGAAAAAGATTACCTGCAACAATTATTATGGAATAGACATTTCCGAGAGTCTTCTGCGGCGTATGCTGGGGTATAAAAGAGCATATAATTTGTTTCCCTCAGCCGAGTTCTCTTTAATTTGTACCGCCGGGGATAAGTTGCCATTTGAGGACAACTCAATAGATTTTGTTAGAGCAAGTAGTATTTTCTTGAGTTTAGAAACAGAGCAACTAAAACACAATCTGGCAGAGATTGCTCGCGTTATCAAGCCGGGGGGAGTTTTTGTATTTGAAGATTTATTCTACAATCGCTACTGTCCGATGAATATTTTGGATAACGTTTTGAATAAAGCGAGGAAATCCAAACTCGATTTCGGTCATTTAAAGCAATATTCTTTAGGTGAGATAAAGCGTTTGTTGAAAAATTCTCAATTATCGCAGAAGTGTCCCCAATATACTATCAAACCGCATAAACCTGCTTTGCTGCAAGAAAAATTTGGGAATGTGGGGATGCGTGTTTCTAATGACATCAATAAGGAAATAAATCCTCCCAAATTTTTGAAAGAGTTTTTAGCTTGTGGTTATAGCGTTTACAGCAAAGTTTAG